The genomic stretch TTGAGCAACTCATCCTTGAACACCGATAAGCAACCGGGCTCAAGACCGACCAATGGCACACCCGCAGCAATATCGTCTCCAAGGTCATTGAGAATCGTGGTCAGCAGCTCGCGCGCACGGTCGAGCAAACCGAAGTCATACAGCGGACGCCCACAACACAAACGGTTCTTCGGCAGCACGACGTGCCAGCCCATTTGCGTCAGCACGTCGGCAGCGGCCTGCGCGATCTCGGGCGTGAAGTGGTCGTTGAAGGTATCGACCCACAGGATGACTTTCTTGACCTCGCCACGAGCACCAACACGAGCGCCCCGCTCGGCCTTAAGCGATTGCCGCGCAATCTGCCGGTAAGTCCGCGCGGCAAACTTCGGCAGTTCACGCGCTTGCGCCACCCCAGCAGCCCACTTCCCAACCGCAGCCAATCCCGGCGCCGACATCATAAAATTCGTCAGCCGCGGAAACCTTGCCGCCCACGGCGCCCATTCGCCAATTCGCCCCATAAACAGCGCCTGGCGCGGCCGACGATTCGTCTCGTAGTAATGCGAAAGAAATTCCGCCTTGTACGAAGCCATGTCCGTATGCGTCGGGCAATCGGATTTGCAGCCCTTGCATGCGAGGCAGGTATCGAGCGCCTCTTTCACTTCGCGGCTTTGCCAGCCGTCGACGATCACGTCGCCTTGCAGCATTTCCCAGAACAGATGCGCACGGCCACGCGTCGAGTATTGCTCTTCACGTGTCGCGCGATAGCTCGGGCACATCGTGCCGCCCTCGAGCGAACGGCACTTGCCCATGCCGATGCATCGCTCGATCTCGCGCTGAAATCCATCACCTTCCTGGCTCGCGAACGTGAGCTTCGTTTGCAGGGTCACCGGCTTGTACGCCGGACCCATGCGCAGATTTTCATCGGCGCGATACGCATGCACGACCTTGCCAGGATTCAATCGATTGGCTGGGTCCCAGATCGCCTTGAACTGCTCCATCGCCTGCATCAGTTCAGGGCCGTACATGATCGGCAGGAACTCAGCCTTGGCCTGGCCGTCGCCGTGTTCGCCCGAGAGCGAGCCGCCGAATTCGACCACCAGTTCCGCCGCTTCGCGCAGAAACTTGCGCCACGTCGCGACGCCTTCAGCGCTGCGCAGATCGAAGGTAATGCGCGCGTGCACGCAGCCATCGCCGAAATGGCCGTAGAGGCTCGTCTCGTAGCCGTAACGATCCACCAGCGCCTGAAACGCACGCAGATAATCGCCGAGACGCATCGGATCGACCGCCGCATCCTCCCAGCCGACCACCGGATCGGGCGTACCCGCGTCCACCGACAACGCCACCGCCGACGCCCCCGTCTCGCGGATCGACCACACCTTCGCCTGCAACGCGCGATCTTCGACGAGCATCGCCGATACATTCGGCCCAGCTTCGCCCGACGAAAAATACGCCGCGGCGGTTTGCGCCTGGCGCACGGCATCGTCTTGCGTATCCGCGCCGAATTCGAGCACGACCCATGCATCGCCATCCGGCAGCAACGCGATCTCGTCCTTCTTCAAACCACGTGCCTGCAAGCCGCGGATGATCGCGCGGTCGAGTCCCTCGATTGCGATCGGCCCACAGCGCATGAAATGCGGCACGGCGTCCGCAGCGATGTAGATATCGGTGAAGCCGACCACGACGATCACGCGTTGCGGCGGACTCTTCACGAGCCGCACTTTCGCCTGCAGGGTCACGGCGCACGTGCCTTCGGTGCCGACCAGCGCACGCGCGACGTTGAAGCCGTTTTCCGGCAGCAGTTGATCGAGGTTGAAGCCCGACACGCGCCGCTTGATCTGCGGGAATTTCGCGCGGATCTGATCGGAATAAGTGTCGCGTAGTTGCTTGAGTGCGGCGTAGATTTCGCCTTGCCTGCCGCCTGCTGCGATGATGCGATCGAGTTCGTCGTCCGATGTCGGACCGACCCAGAAGCGCGCGCCGTCGAACGTCGCGACTTCCAGCGCCTCGACGTTCTCGACCGTCTTGCCGGCCATCACCGAATGCGCGCCGCACGAGTTGTTGGCGATCATGCCGCCGAGCGTGCAGCGGCTGTGCGTCGCGGGATCGGGGGCGAACGTCAGGCCGTGCTTTTCCGCGGCGTCGCGCAAGGTATCGCAGACTACGCCCGGTTCGACGAGCGCTACGCCCGCTTCAGGATCGACCGAGACGACGCGGTTCACGTATTTGCTCGCGTCGGCTACCACCGCGACGTTCACGCATTGGCCGTTCTGCGAGGTGCCACCGCCGCGCGGGAGGAAGGGCACGTCATTGCGGCGGCAGGCGGCGAGCGTTTCCAGCAGGTCGTCGACGTCCGACGGCACCACCACGGCGAGCGGGACTTGCCGATAGTTCGACGCATCCGCGGCATACAACGCTTTCGAGCCTTGATCGAAACGTACTTCGCCGCGCACATTGCGGCGCAAGTCGGCTTCGAGCGCCTGCATCACGGCGGCAGCCCCTTGAAAGGGCTTGGCAACGCGCGGCGCTTTCAAGGTGTCATGAGGCACGTCGCTCAACGAAGCATTCACGCCCGCGCCCTGCTCTTCATCCAATGACGTTCCCACTGCGTTCCTCACGTATCGTGTCCGACGCCCGCGCTATGGCCTGAACTACGCATCACGCAGCCTGGCTCGCGGTCATCTTGAAGATGCCCTGTGCGTTACCCGCGTCGAAACGCAGGTCCGTTTCCCAGCGGCGCACGTCCTGATCGAAGGTCCGCTTACGCGTGATGAACTCGTAGAACGAGCCCGGCACCTCGCGCGTCACGATGCTGCCGTCGGCCGCACGGAACTCGCGGCGCACGATATCCGCGCGGTACGCGGTCTGAAACACGCGGCCCGAACGCGAACGCTCGACTTCCGGCTTCATCGGACGGCCCTTCGCCTTTTCGTCGTCGGAAAGCTTGAACACGTCTGCGACGCGATCGGTAGCGTGGTTGAAGGCGTTGCCTTCGGTCGCGATCCACGCCATTTCCGCCGACTCCTTCAACAATACTTCGTAATCGGCTTCGCGTGGCGTCTCGTGCTGACGTGCGAACGCGCCGACGATCGCCGGCAGCAACGCATGTGCCGCCTCGAGCGGCAGCACGCCTTCGCGTTCGAGCTCCCACAACTGGCCGGCGGCTTGCGGCGTCAACGGATCGCGTGAGGCGCCGATCACGTTCGTCACCGCCTCCTGAAATTCCGTCGAAAACCGTTCCGGATGCAATTCGCTGACGAAGAACTGCGCGATCTCATCAGGGGCGTCGTCATGCGCCCAGGCGCGGCCGGTCATGCCGAGACGGTCGAGCGGATAGCGGCCGTTGATGCTGAACCCGAGCGGACGCAGGATGCGCGCGAACGCCGCTTCGCCCGGCGGCAGCGCGCCGCTCTCTGCCCAGCGCACGGTGCGCAATGCGCCGTGGTCGAAGTAGACGCTGCCCCCGGCGGCGATCGTCTCCTCGGTGTACTGGCGGCCATTCGCGGAGCGCGCCAGCAAGTCTTCGAACAGCGCCATGTTCATCGCCTGCGCCATTTCGGCCCGCGTGACGGCGCCGTCTTCCCATTCGTTGAGAATCTGCGGATGGTTCAACGTGGCGAACAGCCTTGCGGTTCTCTCGGCGCCGAGCAGTTTCAGCAGCAGTTGTTCGACATTCGCATTCTTGATGTTTCGCATATCGGTTCCGGGCGGGGTGCGGCGAGCACGCGTTCGTGTATTTGGAGGTGGCCTGCCGGCGTGGCTTCAGGGCGCAAGCACGGCGTCGTTGAATGCGCGATTATTCAAATCCGCGGCACTGCCGTAAAGCGAGATAAAATCGCCACTTGATGCGCTTTTGGAATCAACATGCGAAAATTCAAGCTCCCCAACATGGGTGCGCTGCTCGCTTTCGAAGCCGCCGCGCGGCACGAGAGCTTCACGCATGCTGCGCGCGAACTCTTCCTCACCGAGAGCGCGGTGTCCCGGCAGATCAATACGCTGGAGAACAATCTCGGCGTGCGGCTGTTCGTGCGCGTCAAACAGCGCGTGGTGCTGACCAAGGCGGGCAAGGTCTATAGCGTGCAGGTGCGCCGCTCGCTGGAACAACTGGACCGCGACACGCTGTCGATCATCGCGCACGGCAGCGGCGGCGGGTATCTGGAGCTGGCGGTGTTGCCGACTTTCGCATCGCAATGGCTGATTCCGCGGCTGGCGGCATTCAACGCGCAGTATCCGGATGTGCGGGTCAATATGGGCGTGCGCACCGGCACCTTCCCGTTCGCGGATACGCATTTCGAAGCCGCGATTCACTATGGGAAACCGACATGGCCGGGCACGTCGGCGGATTTTCTGTTCAGCGAGGAAGTCGTGCCGGTGTGTGCGGCAAGCCTGCTGACGCGGCCGGTCGAGACTGCGGCCGATCTGCTGGACTATCCCCTGCTGCATTCCACCACCCGCCCGGACGGCTGGGCGTCGTGGTTCGCCAGTCTCGGTGTCGACGATAACCGGACGATGCAAGGTGTCCGCTACGAACTCCACACGATGCTGATCAGTGCCGCCGCGGCCGGTCTCGGCATTGCGCTGGTGCCGCGTTTTTTCGTCGGCGCACAGCTTGAACAGCTCGGACTCGTGATACCGCTCGACGTGCCCGTAGTCGCCAACTCGGCGTATTACCTCGTGTATCCGACCGAGTTGAGCCACGGCAAGCCACTCACGAGCTTTCGCGAGTGGCTGTTGCGGGAAGCAGCCGCGTACAGTGCGGTGAATCCTGGGCTGGCCGGTAATCCCGATACCGATTGATTCAGCGCCAAGCGGTGAGCGGTGAGCGGTGAGCGGTAAGCGGTAAGCGGTAAGCGGTAAGCGGTAAACGATAAGCGCTAGGCGCCGGCTTGCTCGCGTGCCTGCGCCAACGCACTTAGATTGCCTTCGCCAAAGCCGTGGTGCCCCTGGCGCTGCACGATCTCAAAGAAGATCTCGCCGGCACCGCGCCGCACAAAGGTCTGAAAGAACAGCAACGGCACGCCATCGGCGTCGATCTCGCCGTCCACCAGAACATGCGTGCGCTTGAGCCGCTCGACGTCGAGCCCATGACCCGGCAGGCGCGCATCGAGCTGTTCGTAATAGCGCGGCGGCGGCTCGACGAATTCGACGCCGTTCGCCAGGAGTTGCTCGACGCACGCGAAGATATCGTCGGTGGCGAGCGCGATGTGCTGCACGCCTTCGCCCGGATGATCCGGCAGATACTCGTGCATCAGACTCGTGCGGCGCGTGCCCTCTTCATACAAAGGCACGCGGATCGCGCCGCACGGCGACACCATCACGCGCGATTCCGCCGACACATGCCAGTTCGCGTGCAGCTCATGAATCTCGCGGAAGTTGAGCAGGTCGCGATAAAAGTCGAGCCAATCCTGCATCCGGCCCTCACCGACCGTTTGCGTCAGATGATCGACCGCGACGAGGCCAGTGCCCGCGTGATTCAGATCGGCTTGCGCGGTATCGATCTCGATTGGACGGAAGTCGATGTCGAAGATCGAGATGTCGCCGAGGCCGCCGCGCTGGCCGCCACGGCCGCGCCACCGGTCGACGAAATAGATGTGCGAATCGCCAATGCCCTGGATCGCAGGAATCAGCAGTTCGCCCGCGCCGAGGCGCTCGCCTTCGAACGCCCATGCGCCAAGCTCGATCGCGCGGTCGAAGGCGCGCTGCGCGTTGGCCACGCGAATGCCGATTGCGCAGATGCCCGCGCCGTATTCCTCGGCGTAGCGCTCGGCAAACGAATCCGGCTCAGCGTTGATCAGGAAATGCATCTCGCCCTGGCGATACAGCGTGACGTCCTTGCTGATATGGCGCGCAATCGCCTTGAAGCCGAGTTTCGTGAAAGTCTCGCCGAGCGCCTTCGGCTCGCGCGAGGCGAATTCCACGAATTCGAGGCCGGCGGTGCCGAGCGGATTGTGCTCAGGCGCCGACACGGCGCGCAGCGCGGCGTCTGGAGTGGGCAAGTCGCTGGGCATGGCAATCTCCTTGTACAGTCGTTCGTGCACTGTTCCGGGTGTTGGTGATGTTTCTGGTGTTTGGTGCAAGCCGTCATCCATCCGTAGTGTGACACCGCGCGCGTGGTGTGCCGCAGCAATGCGACCTCGCGATGGCTTTTGCACCGTGTTTGTACACCGGCTGGCAGGGCGTTCGCAACCTTCATTTTGTACTGGATGGTTCACGCGCGGCGAATCGGGGCGCAACGCGCGTCTTCTGCGTCTCTCGTGGCGCCTGCGCCGCAGCATCGCTGCGCGGCGAGCGTCAGATCGTGGGCGAGCCGCCGCGGCCGCGTTTGGACACACGTTTGGCCGCAGGCTTGCCAGCGGCCGCCGCCATCCGCTGCTGCGCGACCTCGCGCACGGCATCGATGAACGCCCGCCCCACCGGCGACGGCTGCGTGTCCGAGCGCCGGATCAACCCCACGGGCTCGCCAGTGCCCGCGAACGGCAAGGGCAAACGCACCAGCATCCCGTGCGCCAGTTCATATTCGACGGCGCTCAGCGGCACGAACCACACCGCGTCGTTCTCCAGCGCCAATGCGCGCCCCGTCGACACCGACAGCACTTCGACAAACCCCGACAACGGCGGCACGCCCCATGCGCTCAACAGACTCTCAGCCGATTGCCGGATCAGCGTGCCGAACGGCGGCAGCACCACCGGATAATCCTCCAGCGACGTGGCCGGCAAGCCGGCCCCCAGCGCCAACGGATGCCCGGCGCGCACCACAGCAATCAACGGCTCACTGAAAAGCTGCTCGAAACTGAGCCCGACCATCCTTTCCGGGTCCGCCAGACGCCCGATCGCGAATTCGATCGTGCCGGCCTTCAGGCGTTCGAGCAATTCGGGATTGGCGCCGGTAGCAAGGCGCACGATCACGCGCGGCCAAAGGGCGGCGAACCGCTTCAGTGCCGGCGGCACTAGCGCGGCCGCGACGGTCGGCAGAATACCGATTTCCAGCGTGGCGGCCGCCGCGCCTTCCGCGCGCGCCAGTAAATCGACGCCTTGCCGCAACGCGCTGACACAAGCACTCGCATGCGGCATGAAGAGTTGCCCCTCGCGGGTCGGCACGGCGCCGTGGCGGCCGCGCTCGAACAGCTTCACGCCGAGAATCGCTTCCAGTTCAGCGACCGTCTTGGAGACTGCGGGCTGCGTAATGGACAGGCTTTCGGCGGCCCGCCCCACGCTGCCGAACTGGGCGACGGCCAGAAAGCACTGGAGATGTCGGAATTTGACGCGGCTGTCCGCGAGACTGCGTTGCATAACGGCAGGTTATACGAAAAGGGCGAAAACGTCATTTTGCATAACCTCTCAGGTTGGATAAAGTCGCTTCATACGCTGTATCCCACAATTCCCCGAAGGAGACACTGATGGACGAGTCCTTTCTCACCGCACGCGATTTCGCGTCCCACCCCGCCTACGTCTATCCCGGTTACGGTTCGTCGGTAAAACGCGGCCCGACGCGTCCGCTGATTCCGCTGAAGGAAAAGCTGCGCGACCAGCGCGTGCCGGTCTACGGCACAGAAGACCTCGGCGCGCTCGATCACGATCTGACGCGCAATGCGGTGCGTAACGGCGAGCCGCTCGGCGAGCGCATCATCGTGACGGGCCGCGTACTCGACGAAGGCGGCCGTCCGGTGCGCAATACGCTGGTTGAG from Paraburkholderia phytofirmans OLGA172 encodes the following:
- a CDS encoding FAD-binding and (Fe-S)-binding domain-containing protein; its protein translation is MGTSLDEEQGAGVNASLSDVPHDTLKAPRVAKPFQGAAAVMQALEADLRRNVRGEVRFDQGSKALYAADASNYRQVPLAVVVPSDVDDLLETLAACRRNDVPFLPRGGGTSQNGQCVNVAVVADASKYVNRVVSVDPEAGVALVEPGVVCDTLRDAAEKHGLTFAPDPATHSRCTLGGMIANNSCGAHSVMAGKTVENVEALEVATFDGARFWVGPTSDDELDRIIAAGGRQGEIYAALKQLRDTYSDQIRAKFPQIKRRVSGFNLDQLLPENGFNVARALVGTEGTCAVTLQAKVRLVKSPPQRVIVVVGFTDIYIAADAVPHFMRCGPIAIEGLDRAIIRGLQARGLKKDEIALLPDGDAWVVLEFGADTQDDAVRQAQTAAAYFSSGEAGPNVSAMLVEDRALQAKVWSIRETGASAVALSVDAGTPDPVVGWEDAAVDPMRLGDYLRAFQALVDRYGYETSLYGHFGDGCVHARITFDLRSAEGVATWRKFLREAAELVVEFGGSLSGEHGDGQAKAEFLPIMYGPELMQAMEQFKAIWDPANRLNPGKVVHAYRADENLRMGPAYKPVTLQTKLTFASQEGDGFQREIERCIGMGKCRSLEGGTMCPSYRATREEQYSTRGRAHLFWEMLQGDVIVDGWQSREVKEALDTCLACKGCKSDCPTHTDMASYKAEFLSHYYETNRRPRQALFMGRIGEWAPWAARFPRLTNFMMSAPGLAAVGKWAAGVAQARELPKFAARTYRQIARQSLKAERGARVGARGEVKKVILWVDTFNDHFTPEIAQAAADVLTQMGWHVVLPKNRLCCGRPLYDFGLLDRARELLTTILNDLGDDIAAGVPLVGLEPGCLSVFKDELLKQLPGHALAKQLSAQTFLFSDFVARQPFEWPTLAADVIVHGHCHQKALFGMQGDTALLNKLGVKWKLLDTGCCGMAGSFGFNDKHHALSEKIGEDTLFPAVRAAAAANAETIVLTNGFSCREQIEQGTGQHAMHIAQLAQRALAARR
- a CDS encoding 4-hydroxyphenylpyruvate dioxygenase family protein; its protein translation is MPSDLPTPDAALRAVSAPEHNPLGTAGLEFVEFASREPKALGETFTKLGFKAIARHISKDVTLYRQGEMHFLINAEPDSFAERYAEEYGAGICAIGIRVANAQRAFDRAIELGAWAFEGERLGAGELLIPAIQGIGDSHIYFVDRWRGRGGQRGGLGDISIFDIDFRPIEIDTAQADLNHAGTGLVAVDHLTQTVGEGRMQDWLDFYRDLLNFREIHELHANWHVSAESRVMVSPCGAIRVPLYEEGTRRTSLMHEYLPDHPGEGVQHIALATDDIFACVEQLLANGVEFVEPPPRYYEQLDARLPGHGLDVERLKRTHVLVDGEIDADGVPLLFFQTFVRRGAGEIFFEIVQRQGHHGFGEGNLSALAQAREQAGA
- the pcaQ gene encoding pca operon transcription factor PcaQ encodes the protein MQRSLADSRVKFRHLQCFLAVAQFGSVGRAAESLSITQPAVSKTVAELEAILGVKLFERGRHGAVPTREGQLFMPHASACVSALRQGVDLLARAEGAAAATLEIGILPTVAAALVPPALKRFAALWPRVIVRLATGANPELLERLKAGTIEFAIGRLADPERMVGLSFEQLFSEPLIAVVRAGHPLALGAGLPATSLEDYPVVLPPFGTLIRQSAESLLSAWGVPPLSGFVEVLSVSTGRALALENDAVWFVPLSAVEYELAHGMLVRLPLPFAGTGEPVGLIRRSDTQPSPVGRAFIDAVREVAQQRMAAAAGKPAAKRVSKRGRGGSPTI
- a CDS encoding LysR substrate-binding domain-containing protein, translated to MRKFKLPNMGALLAFEAAARHESFTHAARELFLTESAVSRQINTLENNLGVRLFVRVKQRVVLTKAGKVYSVQVRRSLEQLDRDTLSIIAHGSGGGYLELAVLPTFASQWLIPRLAAFNAQYPDVRVNMGVRTGTFPFADTHFEAAIHYGKPTWPGTSADFLFSEEVVPVCAASLLTRPVETAADLLDYPLLHSTTRPDGWASWFASLGVDDNRTMQGVRYELHTMLISAAAAGLGIALVPRFFVGAQLEQLGLVIPLDVPVVANSAYYLVYPTELSHGKPLTSFREWLLREAAAYSAVNPGLAGNPDTD
- a CDS encoding DUF1338 domain-containing protein, whose protein sequence is MRNIKNANVEQLLLKLLGAERTARLFATLNHPQILNEWEDGAVTRAEMAQAMNMALFEDLLARSANGRQYTEETIAAGGSVYFDHGALRTVRWAESGALPPGEAAFARILRPLGFSINGRYPLDRLGMTGRAWAHDDAPDEIAQFFVSELHPERFSTEFQEAVTNVIGASRDPLTPQAAGQLWELEREGVLPLEAAHALLPAIVGAFARQHETPREADYEVLLKESAEMAWIATEGNAFNHATDRVADVFKLSDDEKAKGRPMKPEVERSRSGRVFQTAYRADIVRREFRAADGSIVTREVPGSFYEFITRKRTFDQDVRRWETDLRFDAGNAQGIFKMTASQAA